In Peromyscus eremicus chromosome 2, PerEre_H2_v1, whole genome shotgun sequence, a single genomic region encodes these proteins:
- the Klf17 gene encoding Krueppel-like factor 17 isoform X2, translating to MDNGQSTPALHVSVSPGNSGVHQPPATQHLSGMSRPFVLSAEESRQNEGEGESQFIMSLPEHSARYSSQLTPPPSQMYHQTPSNHQPGRMIDAGSHMMPLGSPGTLGVTIAFRENLIPYSGLPGSASSGVPVMAHSSTPAMPYSVSSAVPATTGSLNHGIFLVPGMPSTVTHAISPSMDQMLHLNPYNPGISTPRLQPLLTLESQNSLVAQSNRLEEPFVHKQPTPAPQGTENPSVPGGAPRRPPPVSRPYVCTFINCGKAYTKRSHLVSHQRKHTGEKPYVCDWEGCTWSFFRSDELGRHRRIHTRDRPHKCGDCGRQFMRSDHLKQHQKTHQNHQTRQRLPDFQTPQANSGQTDGQIGGPLAPGQGL from the exons ATG GATAATGGGCAGTCGACACCAGCGTTGCATGTATCTGTGTCTCCTGGAAACAGTGGAGTTCATCAGCCACCGGCCACTCAACATTTATCGGGGATGTCGAGGCCTTTTGTGTTATCTGCTGAGGAATCCAGGCAGAATGAGGGTGAAGGGGAGTCACAGTTCATTATGTCGCTACCCGAGCATAGTGCGAGGTACTCCTCCCAGCTGACTCCTCCACCTTCCCAGATGTATCATCAGACACCATCTAACCACCAACCAGGGAGAATGATTGACGCGGGATCCCACATGATGCCCTTAGGGAGTCCAGGTACTCTGGGAGTGACCATAGCCTTTAGAGAGAATCTGATTCCTTACAGCGGCCTGCCAGGCTCAGCTTCCAGTGGAGTCCCAGTAATGGCCCACAGCAGTACCCCAGCAATGCCTTATTCTGTCTCCTCAGCAGTACCTGCTACCACAGGCTCTTTAAATCATGGAATATTTTTGGTCCCAGGCATGCCTTCCACTGTGACCCATGCCATATCCCCTTCTATGGATCAGATGTTGCACTTAAATCCCTACAACCCTGGGATATCCACACCTAGGCTCCAGCCATTGCTAACGTTagaatcccagaactcacttgtGGCCCAGTCAAATCGCCTGGAAGAACCTTTCGTACACAAGCAGCCCACACCTGCTCCACAGGGAACAGAGAACCCCAGTGTTCCAGGAGGGGCACCCAGGAGGCCACCCCCAGTCTCAAGGCCTTACGTCTGCACATTCATCAACTGTGGAAAAGCTTATACCAAGCGTTCTCACCTTGTAAGTCACCAACGCAAACACACAG GTGAGAAGCCCTACGTATGTGACTGGGAGGGCTGTACATGGTCTTTCTTTCGCTCTGATGAGCTTGGACGACATAGACGGATCCACACGAGGGATCGACCACATAAATGCGGGGACTGTGGCCGACAGTTCATGAGATCCGACCATCTCAAGCAACACCAAAAAACTCATCAAAATCATCAAACTCGTCAGCGCCTGCCAGATTTCCAGACGCCTCAGGCCAAcagtggacagacagatggacagataggTGGTCCTCTTGCTCCTGGTCAGGGGCTTTAG
- the Klf17 gene encoding Krueppel-like factor 17 isoform X1: MEQENRWPAVHQTPSDNGQSTPALHVSVSPGNSGVHQPPATQHLSGMSRPFVLSAEESRQNEGEGESQFIMSLPEHSARYSSQLTPPPSQMYHQTPSNHQPGRMIDAGSHMMPLGSPGTLGVTIAFRENLIPYSGLPGSASSGVPVMAHSSTPAMPYSVSSAVPATTGSLNHGIFLVPGMPSTVTHAISPSMDQMLHLNPYNPGISTPRLQPLLTLESQNSLVAQSNRLEEPFVHKQPTPAPQGTENPSVPGGAPRRPPPVSRPYVCTFINCGKAYTKRSHLVSHQRKHTGEKPYVCDWEGCTWSFFRSDELGRHRRIHTRDRPHKCGDCGRQFMRSDHLKQHQKTHQNHQTRQRLPDFQTPQANSGQTDGQIGGPLAPGQGL, translated from the exons ATGGAGCAGGAAAATAGGTGGCCGGCTGTGCATCAGACGCCCTCG GATAATGGGCAGTCGACACCAGCGTTGCATGTATCTGTGTCTCCTGGAAACAGTGGAGTTCATCAGCCACCGGCCACTCAACATTTATCGGGGATGTCGAGGCCTTTTGTGTTATCTGCTGAGGAATCCAGGCAGAATGAGGGTGAAGGGGAGTCACAGTTCATTATGTCGCTACCCGAGCATAGTGCGAGGTACTCCTCCCAGCTGACTCCTCCACCTTCCCAGATGTATCATCAGACACCATCTAACCACCAACCAGGGAGAATGATTGACGCGGGATCCCACATGATGCCCTTAGGGAGTCCAGGTACTCTGGGAGTGACCATAGCCTTTAGAGAGAATCTGATTCCTTACAGCGGCCTGCCAGGCTCAGCTTCCAGTGGAGTCCCAGTAATGGCCCACAGCAGTACCCCAGCAATGCCTTATTCTGTCTCCTCAGCAGTACCTGCTACCACAGGCTCTTTAAATCATGGAATATTTTTGGTCCCAGGCATGCCTTCCACTGTGACCCATGCCATATCCCCTTCTATGGATCAGATGTTGCACTTAAATCCCTACAACCCTGGGATATCCACACCTAGGCTCCAGCCATTGCTAACGTTagaatcccagaactcacttgtGGCCCAGTCAAATCGCCTGGAAGAACCTTTCGTACACAAGCAGCCCACACCTGCTCCACAGGGAACAGAGAACCCCAGTGTTCCAGGAGGGGCACCCAGGAGGCCACCCCCAGTCTCAAGGCCTTACGTCTGCACATTCATCAACTGTGGAAAAGCTTATACCAAGCGTTCTCACCTTGTAAGTCACCAACGCAAACACACAG GTGAGAAGCCCTACGTATGTGACTGGGAGGGCTGTACATGGTCTTTCTTTCGCTCTGATGAGCTTGGACGACATAGACGGATCCACACGAGGGATCGACCACATAAATGCGGGGACTGTGGCCGACAGTTCATGAGATCCGACCATCTCAAGCAACACCAAAAAACTCATCAAAATCATCAAACTCGTCAGCGCCTGCCAGATTTCCAGACGCCTCAGGCCAAcagtggacagacagatggacagataggTGGTCCTCTTGCTCCTGGTCAGGGGCTTTAG